A genome region from Ottowia testudinis includes the following:
- a CDS encoding response regulator transcription factor, which yields MTHKLLVADDEPNIVISLEYLMKREGYEVLVATDGHQALETIQREKPALVLLDVMMPGKTGFEVCQAVRADPALANVRVLMLTAKGRDTDISKGLALGANAYMIKPFSTRELVEKVAELLEGGA from the coding sequence ATGACGCACAAACTGCTGGTGGCCGATGACGAGCCGAACATCGTTATTTCGCTCGAATACCTGATGAAGCGCGAGGGCTACGAGGTGTTGGTGGCCACCGACGGCCACCAGGCGCTGGAGACGATCCAGCGCGAAAAACCCGCGCTGGTGCTGCTGGACGTGATGATGCCCGGCAAGACTGGCTTCGAGGTCTGCCAGGCGGTGCGCGCCGACCCCGCGCTCGCCAACGTGCGCGTTCTGATGCTGACCGCCAAGGGGCGCGACACCGACATCAGCAAAGGCCTGGCGCTGGGCGCCAACGCGTACATGATCAAACCTTTCTCCACCCGCGAGCTGGTGGAGAAAGTGGCCGAGTTGCTGGAGGGCGGGGCTTGA